GTGAATTTATCTGACACGGAGAAAGGTTTTGAAACTGAAATTAAATATTTTGGGGAACTTTTTGAAATGGAAGATAAGAAAGAGGGAGTTACTGCGTTTCTAGAGAAGAGAAAGCCGAACTTCTAAACTTTCTAAAAGATTTTAATCCAAATTATTTCGAAAAAAACAATGCTGTGGTATGAATAAGTTTGATAAAGCTTATCTAAAAATGGCTCAGGAATGGGCAAAACTCTCCTACTGTAAGAGAAAACAGGTGGGAGCTCTTATCGTAAAAGATAGGATGATTATTTCAGATGGTTACAACGGGACTCCTTCGGGATTCGAAAACTGCTGTGAAGATGGAGAGGGAAAAACACACTGGTACGTATTGCATGCGGAAGCCAATGCTATTTTAAAGCTGGCTGCTTCTACTCAATCTGCAAAAGGAGCAACGTTATATCTGACGCTTTCTCCCTGTAAAGAATGCAGTAAGCTGATTCTGCAGGCAGGAATTACGAGACTGGTGTATATTAATGAGTATTCGGATGACGATGGAATATCGTTCCTGAGAAACCATAACATTGAAATAGAACAAATATCGGACTGTGAACTAAAAAAATAAGCACAAATGACTTGGGATGAAAAGATCAAAGATTTTGAAATATTTCTTCGTTTCGAAAGAAATTTTTCAGAAAACACTCTCGACGCCTACGTTCGGGACATTAAGAAATTAAAAGATTATGCAAAAGAAGATCTGGCAAACGTCGGTCCAGATTCTATCGGTTATGAAAACCTGCAGGAATACATTTTCAATCTTTCTAAACAGAAATTCAGTGAGAGATCACAAGCAAGATGGATATCCTCCATCAAAGCCTTTTTCAAATTTCTACTTGAGGATGAATACCGTGAAGACAATCCTGCTGCGTTACTTGAAGGCCCTAAACTGGGATTATATCTTCCTGATACCTTAAGCCTGCCTGATATCAACAAAATTATCGCTGCTATTGAAGTCAATACAGATCTTGGAAAAAGAAACCACTGCATCATAGAGGTACTATATGGGTGCGGACTTCGTGTTTCTGAACTGATTGATCTGAAGATCTCCAATATCAACTTTAAAGAGCAATACATCAAGGTAAACGGAAAAGGAAACAAAACCCGTTTTGTTCCTTTGGCTGATTATACTGCTGATTTGCTGGAAAGTTATATCAAAGAGGTACGTTCTAAAGGTAAGATCAATAAGAAATATGAAGACACTCTGTTTTTAAACAGCCGTGGGACCTCTATGTCCAGAGTGATTGTATTTCTTATTATTAAAGAACTTACAGATAAAGCAGGGGTTAACAAAAAAATATCTCCACACACCTTCAGACATTCATTTGCTACGCATTTACTGCAGAATGGAGCAGATCTCCGTTATATTCAGGAAATGCTGGGACATTCCAGTATTACAACAACGGAAATCTATACGCATCTGAAGACGGAAGAATTAAGGGATGTTATTTTGAGTTATCACCCGAGAAATATTAATATTGCTCAATGAAACTATTGAAATATTGCCCAAGCTGTGGCAAAGAGTCCTTACAATGGGATGGCGAAAAGAAATGGAGCTGTCCGGAATGTGGTTTTACTTTGTACAATAATGTGGCAGGCGCCGTGGCGGTTGTCATCAGATGTGGTAACGAAATTTACCTTACCCGAAGAAACAGAGATCCTAAAAAAGGAAAACTTGATCTTGCCGGAGGATTCGTTGACCCTAAAGAAAGTGCAGAGGAAACCTGTAAAAGAGAACTTTTTGAAGAACTTCAGCTTGACATCGATATTTCTAACCTGAAATACCTTACCAGTCTCCCTAACATCTATCAATACAAGGAAATCGATTATAATACCATCGATCTCTTCTATGAGTATAGTGTTT
This DNA window, taken from Chryseobacterium viscerum, encodes the following:
- a CDS encoding deoxycytidylate deaminase; this encodes MNKFDKAYLKMAQEWAKLSYCKRKQVGALIVKDRMIISDGYNGTPSGFENCCEDGEGKTHWYVLHAEANAILKLAASTQSAKGATLYLTLSPCKECSKLILQAGITRLVYINEYSDDDGISFLRNHNIEIEQISDCELKK
- the xerD gene encoding site-specific tyrosine recombinase XerD, which encodes MTWDEKIKDFEIFLRFERNFSENTLDAYVRDIKKLKDYAKEDLANVGPDSIGYENLQEYIFNLSKQKFSERSQARWISSIKAFFKFLLEDEYREDNPAALLEGPKLGLYLPDTLSLPDINKIIAAIEVNTDLGKRNHCIIEVLYGCGLRVSELIDLKISNINFKEQYIKVNGKGNKTRFVPLADYTADLLESYIKEVRSKGKINKKYEDTLFLNSRGTSMSRVIVFLIIKELTDKAGVNKKISPHTFRHSFATHLLQNGADLRYIQEMLGHSSITTTEIYTHLKTEELRDVILSYHPRNINIAQ
- a CDS encoding NUDIX hydrolase, encoding MKLLKYCPSCGKESLQWDGEKKWSCPECGFTLYNNVAGAVAVVIRCGNEIYLTRRNRDPKKGKLDLAGGFVDPKESAEETCKRELFEELQLDIDISNLKYLTSLPNIYQYKEIDYNTIDLFYEYSVSEKFEVNLEISEISEAVWIPLQDLNLEDIAFDSQKRFFENYLKK